A segment of the Lolium perenne isolate Kyuss_39 chromosome 3, Kyuss_2.0, whole genome shotgun sequence genome:
GTTGAAACAGCTTTCGTCCTAGAACTAGGATCGTTTGCGCATTGCTTGTTGAGGCACCCTTTGCATCGTCAGATCCTCAGGGTGTGCGTTCGCGGTTGCCTTAGCAAACCAGAACAAGATGATAAATTAGAAAGGGTAGGGTAATAAGAAAACTTATTCATTTAAGAGCAACTTCGGTCAAATACTTCCTGACTAAGCAAAAACTCAAGAGGGTTCTTCCTCATTCCCTCGAACaaaaagaaagggttcttactccCTTGTTCTAAGAAAAAGCACTCTCAAAGGATCTCTAATTAGCAGAACCTTTTATCATAGAACAACTTTAAGCAAACAAGCTTGTTTGCTACTAGTACCAAAAGAGGAGGTTTGTATTTATTTTTTGTAGAAAAGACCTATGGTTTGAGACCAGCCCTTACAAGAAAAGGAAATTAAACATAGGTTCTTGAAAAGTTCAGCACCCCTCGACGGCGCACCGTGAGCAAACCTCGATGCCGCGTCTGGGCCTTCGGTGTAGCAAAGCTCGTGCCGGAGAAAGCTTGACAAAACCCGGGCACTTGTAGACGCAACGGCTGGGAAAGTCATCGACGTAGACTAGAAGATGCCAGCGCTCACGATTTTGAGAGATCATCGTCCTAGTGAAGCTAGTACGAGGTGGGCCGATAGATAATCTCTACTATTGCTAGACAGAGATTGGAGACACAAAACTCGCAAGTTCCCTGATAGAGTTGTATCTGATTGAGCTTTATCAAGCGAATGCAGAATTTGAGGCCACCAATATGATGTGACATCATCGATCCCTTCCACAGAACACCACTGTCGTAGACAACGCTTATCACCCTAGACCTAATGTCCGACGATCGACTCCAAACTTCAGCCGGTTGATGCTCCTCCGGGGAAGAACACCGACCTAGGCAGGCTAAAGGACATTTATTCTCATCATCGTCGGAACCCCTACATTGGTAACGAAGAACTCGAATACCCTACAGGAACCGGTCATCCGGTGCAACGTTCCCCCACCCTCCAACCACTATAGCGGCCAGCGGAGGGCAGGGGAACCAGCGGCGGTAGCGCCGACGGCCAAGGGGTTAAACCAGATCGCCTCTAATTGCCCTTGTAAGGGAGTCGTGAAAAATCACTTCACGTTAGAGAAAGAGGAAGTTTATATAATTATATTGAATTGTGAAGAGAAAAAGGAAATGATGAGAGCATGCACTAGATTAATGATTAGATTGTTCTACTGCCTCTGTTTGTAAAAGAATGTCACAATTTATCTAAATCTAGATATATGTAGTATTTTAGTGTATAGAGATATCCGAATTTAGATATCTTTTCATGGACGAGGGGAGTATAAGAAATATGGTGTGTATTTACAAAGTAGAAGAAAATTCTTCAAAATTGTTTGCACTAAAGTTTAATAATCCCGAATGCCTCGTGTCATGATCGGCACGAATATTCGTTTTGCATTTACTACAATTTACCAATTAATTAATAATCAACGAATGTTTTCTAGTATTTACAGAGGAAAGAAGCAGTGAAAAAACGTTATTTTAATCACGCATAATTAATGGTGCGTCCATGTCGGTTTGGAACAGAAGGGCCCACACTACGCCACGAAAAGCGATCTGAACCATTTACTGGCCATGTCGGTTCAAAGAAGGGCCCAGATTCGCCCACGCAACGCGGCCGCTCCTGCGTCCTTCCACCCATAAAACCAGGAAACGAACCAGGCCTCCTCCACCAAATCAGATCGCGAATCCCCATCTCGCCCAAAACCAATCCATCCCCTAAACCTCCCTCCCGCCGCAGCCATGGCTCCCGGCGCCGCGCTCGTCGGCCctcccgtcgccgtcgccgtcgccgtcgacaCCGAGATGGCGGACGCCACCAACCCCAAGGCCACGACCCCGTCCAAGcccaaggccaaggccaagggCCAGGTAGTGTTCCCCGTCGACGACTCCAGCGACTTCGAGATGGAGGACGCCGGCGTCTACGGGGCGGACACGAAGGCGCCTCCCCCGACAGGTCGCGCGCTCTCCTACACCTCGTCGGGCCACCCCTgcgtcgacttcttcttccaggtCGTCCCCGGCGCCACCGCGGCCACCGACGTCGCCTCGCTCCTCAGCGTCGCCTGGGGCAACGACGAGCGCTCGGCGCGCACGGCGCTCCGGCTCGTCTGCCACCTCCGCGGCGTCCGCGGCCTCGGCAAGTCCGACAGGGACGGCTTCTACGCCGCCGCGCTCTGGATGCACGCCAACCACCCGCtcaccctcgccgccaacctccgCGTCTTCGCCAAGTTCGGCTGCTTCAAGGACCTCCTCGAGATCGTCTACCGCGTCCTCCACGGCCCCCGCGACGAGCGCAAGGAGGAGACCCAGCCCGCCCCTGCCCGCAACGGCCACAAGCGGGGCCGCGGCGACGGCAAGGCCACCGCCGAGGCGAAGCGGAAGAAGGAGGTGGAGCACGCGCAGGTCACCATGGCCCGCTACGCCTCggacgacaagttccgccacctcTACGACCGCGTCGCCGAGCTCTTCGCCGACCAGCTCAAGGCCGACCTCGAGCACCTGCGCGCGGGCGACACCGCCAAGATCACGCTCGCCGCCAAGTGGTGCCCGTCGCTCCGCTCCTCGTACGACCGCTCCACGCTCATCTGCGAGGCCATCGCGCGCCGCATGTTCCCGCGCGAGTCCACCCCGGAGTACCTCGTCATGGCCGACAAGCACTACGCGTACCGCGTCCGCGACCGCCTCCGCCGCGAGGTGCAGGTGCCGCTGCGCAAGGCCCTGGAGCTCGCCGAGGTGTACATGAGCGCGCAAAAGTGGGAGGACCTTCCCTACGCGCGCGTGTCGTCCCT
Coding sequences within it:
- the LOC127340478 gene encoding uncharacterized protein; amino-acid sequence: MAPGAALVGPPVAVAVAVDTEMADATNPKATTPSKPKAKAKGQVVFPVDDSSDFEMEDAGVYGADTKAPPPTGRALSYTSSGHPCVDFFFQVVPGATAATDVASLLSVAWGNDERSARTALRLVCHLRGVRGLGKSDRDGFYAAALWMHANHPLTLAANLRVFAKFGCFKDLLEIVYRVLHGPRDERKEETQPAPARNGHKRGRGDGKATAEAKRKKEVEHAQVTMARYASDDKFRHLYDRVAELFADQLKADLEHLRAGDTAKITLAAKWCPSLRSSYDRSTLICEAIARRMFPRESTPEYLVMADKHYAYRVRDRLRREVQVPLRKALELAEVYMSAQKWEDLPYARVSSLAMRQYKEAFQKHDKSGVAGFFDEVRAGLAKIPADALLPHEIVAAALKGEHDEAAELQWRHMVSTLASEGRLSNCIAMCALSSSAEKPPASVAIALGLLVSELSQEPWKGRVITFDTATHQLHKVRGTSLVEKLRPLAAVRAQKGANLQAVFNKILNVAVAGKLDKEMMVKRVFVLSDMEFDGWVGGEAWVSEHEAIRKKFEAEGFAVPEVVFWNVGTSKASVPVVAAQVGVALVSGYSKNLVRLFLEADGVLTPAAIMADAISGPEYDDLQVLD